Proteins encoded within one genomic window of Anopheles gambiae chromosome 3, idAnoGambNW_F1_1, whole genome shotgun sequence:
- the LOC1278156 gene encoding zinc finger protein 883, translating to MSLQCRVCLDALSNAYYLFEETGGITLAEIIQFCAQVQIAEDDGLPTFICPVCCEDAQQAFAFIQKARQSDEELRASRSITQQPLQVDPESVAESNVEMQELVVELLMDSDEIHNQLHPVESLEEHFDLTSDTECVLDLTSEQSEENLPDLEIVSALADQDEERVSLATNNSNGPCYYCCHEDCLLTFHTKDALKRHAGLNHPTEQHSAPNVQHRCDNCDRGFATAEDQRIHQTAFHLKRTIVSSSYKGRPNTRLSLFTATEKKCCDCFASFPTLEALLKHAVQQHSIRKAVHDPTRPVRCEVCFKLFRCRTKRNYHQSIPYKPLRYRCGTCDTCFRTSAQLETHEIEQHSTEQKYVCGKCGACFKSAQNLKMHTLLHEEKREVCKTCGVRFHRKSNLRIHERVHSNTYYAVCPHCDKKYKTQSQLKQHLKVHTQERSLGCRYCAKRFMYTSDRKRHEMTHTGEYPFVCGGCSRKFSRNRPYTQHVAVCKAAAKDEA from the exons ATGAGTCTTCagtgtcgtgtttgtttggacGCGCTGAGCAATGCTTACTATCTGTTCGAGGAGACCGGTGGCATCACACTGGCCGAAATTATACAATTCTGCGCCCAGGTTCAG ATTGCCGAAGATGATGGACTGCCAACCTTTATCTGCCCAGTATGCTGTGAAGATGCCCAGCAAGCCTTTGCATTCATCCAGAAGGCTCGCCAATCGGACGAAGAACTACGAGCGTCAAGAAGCATTACCCAGCAGCC cttaCAGGTCGATCCCGAAAGTGTGGCAGAATCGAACGTGGAGATGCAAGAGCTGGTGGTGGAACTGCTAATGGATTCCGATGAAATCCACAACCAACTGCATCCGGTCGAGTCGCTGGAAGAACACTTTGATCTGACCAGTGACACAGAGTGTGTCCTTGATCTGACCAGTGAGCAGAGTGAGGAAAACTTGCCCGATTTGGAAATTGTTTCTGCTCTCGCGGACCAGGATGAGGAAAGGGTCAGCTTAGcgacaaacaacagcaacggtCCGTGCTATTACTGTTGCCATGAGGACTGTCTGCTAACGTTTCACACAAAGGATGCGCTGAAACGTCACGCCGGTTTAAACCATCCAACCGAACAGCACAGTGCGCCGAACGTACAGCATCGTTGTGATAATTGTGATCGTGGATTTGCCACCGCGGAggatcaacgcatacaccagaCGGCTTTCCACCTCAAACGGACCATAGTGAGTTCGTCCTACAAGGGACGCCCAAACACACGCCTTTCCCTGTTCACGGCGACGGAAAAGAAGTGTTGCGATTGTTTCGCCTCCTTCCCCACGCTAGAGGCACTGCTAAAGCATGCTGTTCAGCAGCACTCCATTCGGAAAGCGGTGCACGATCCCACGCGGCCAGTGCGGTGCGAGGTGTGCTTCAAACTGTTCCGCTGCCGTACGAAGCGTAACTATCACCAGAGCATACCGTACAAACCGCTCCGGTACCGGTGTGGCACGTGTGACACCTGCTTTCGAACCTCCGCACAGCTTGAAACGCACGAAATCGAACAGCACAGCACGGAACAGAAGTACGTGTGCGGGAAGTGTGGCGCTTGCTTCAAGAGCGCCCAAAACCTTAAGATGCACACACTGTTGCACGAAGAAAAGCGCGAAGTTTGCAAGACGTGCGGGGTACGGTTTCACCGGAAGTCGAACCTGCGCATCCACGAGCGCGTCCACTCCAACACGTACTACGCGGTGTGTCCACACTGTGACAAGAAGTACAAAACTCAGTCGCAGCTGAAGCAACACCTGAAGGTGCACACGCAGGAACGATCGCTCGGCTGCCGGTACTGTGCGAAGCGGTTCATGTACACCAGCGATCGGAAGCGGCACGAGATGACGCACACGGGCGAGTATCCGTTCGTGTGTGGCGGTTGCTCGAGAAAGTTCAGTCGCAATAGGCCGTACACGCAGCATGTCGCCGTGTGCAAAGCTGCAGCAAAGGACGAAGCATAG
- the LOC1278155 gene encoding STE20-related kinase adapter protein alpha, producing the protein MFDNNINHYVLKVELAKCFGNLGTVFLAQHLPTRQHVAVKKFLVEDLKNDISYVMDESKHLREFDHPNILCYHTAFVHHLDLYFVLPLMCYGSCRDTMANYFETGFPEPILVCILRDILQGLVYLHWKGYIHRSIRASHVFLNETRAVLGGFRVCTSFLGEGKRIRNLHELPPHSVKSLNWLAPEVLAQNLTGYTEKSDVYSLAITVYELANGLEPFSNITTTLMLTEKMKGGYLPMLLDASTIPSEEVVLAQSAEAKSNEAAAASMRQIYASRQFTDALHKFAEQCSESDPKNRPSASALTSHPVFKQVSHTNIREQFAKHCIQTVDFDSIQDNDDINMTNSFSQMRMDADGSFEWDFDDS; encoded by the exons ATGTTCGACAATAACATCAACCACTACGTGCTGAAGGTGGAGCTGGCCAAATGCTTCGGCAATCTGGGGACGGTGTTTCTGGCACAGCACCTGCCCACCCGGCAGCACGTCGCGGTGAAGAAGTTCCTGGTCGAGGATCTGAAGAACGACATCAGCTACGTGATGGACGAGTCGAAGCATCTGCGCGAGTTCGACCATCCGAACATCCTCTGCTACCACACCGCGTTCGTGCACCATCTCGATCTGTACTTTGTGCTGCCGCTCATGTGCTACGGCTCCTGCCGGGACACGATGGCCAACTACTTCGAGACGGGCTTCCCGGAACCGATACTGGTGTGCATTCTGCGCGACATCCTGCAGGGGCTGGTGTATCTGCACTGGAAGGGCTACATCCACCGGTCGATCCGGGCCAGCCACGTCTTTCTGAACGAGACGCGCGCCGTGCTCGGGGGCTTCCGCGTGTGCACCAGCTTCCTGGGCGAGGGAAAGCGAATACGCAACCTGCACGAGCTGCCGCCCCACTCGGTGAAGTCGCTCAACTGGCTGGCCCCGGAAGTGCTGGCCCAGAATCTGACCGGCTACACGGAAAAGTCGGACGTGTACAGCCTGGCGATCACGGTGTACGAGCTGGCGAACGGGCTGGAACCGTTCTccaacatcaccaccacgCTGATGCTGACGGAGAAGATGAAGGGTGGCTATCTGCCGATGCTGCTGGACGCCAGCACGATACCGAGCGAGGAGGTGGTGCTGGCCCAGTCGGCGGAAGCGAAATCGAACGAAGCGGCCGCCGCCTCGATGCGCCAGATCTACGCCTCGCGCCAGTTCACCGATGCACTGCACAAGTTTGCCGAGCAGTGTTCGGAAAG CGACCCGAAGAACCGACCCAGTGCCTCCGCCTTAACATCGCACCCCGTATTCAAGCAGGTATCGCACACCAACATTAGAGAACAGTTTGCAAAGCACTGCATACAGACTGTTGATTTTGACTCGATTCAAG ATAACGATGACATCAATATGACCAACAGCTTCTCGCAGATGCGCATGGACGCTGATGGTTCCTTCGAATGGGACTTTGATGATTCGTAA
- the LOC1278154 gene encoding myosin-2 essential light chain isoform X1 translates to MYMYDPPKKNNFTSVEEFQEAFNLFDNRGDGKIQQQQIGECLRALGQNPTESDVKKFTMQLKPDERVSFEVFLPIYQAISKQRTAETADDFIEGLRHFDKDASGFISSAELRHLLTTLGEKLGDDEVEQLLQNQEDSQGNVNYEEFVRMVMSG, encoded by the exons ATGTACATGTACGATCCaccgaagaaaaacaatttcacaTCTGTGGAAG AATTCCAGGAGGCGTTCAATCTGTTCGACAACCGTGGCGATGGCAagatccagcagcagcagatcggcGAATGTCTGCGAGCGCTCGGCCAAAACCCGACCGAGTCGGACGTGAAGAAGTTCACGATGCAGCTGAAACCGGACGAGCGCGTCTCGTTCGAAGTCTTCCTGCCCATCTACCAGGCCATCTCGAAGCAGCGCACGGCCGAAACGGCGGACGACTTCATCGAGGGGCTGCGCCACTTCGACAAGGACGCCAGCGGGTTCATCTCGTCGGCCGAGCTGCGCCATCTGCTGACGACGCTCGGCGAGAAGTTGGGCGATGATGAG GTGGAACAGTTGCTCCAGAACCAGGAGGACTCGCAAGGAAATGTCAACTACGAAGAGTTCGTCCGGATGGTTATGAGCGGCTAA
- the LOC1278154 gene encoding myosin-2 essential light chain isoform X2 gives MTNLTEDQLAEFQEAFNLFDNRGDGKIQQQQIGECLRALGQNPTESDVKKFTMQLKPDERVSFEVFLPIYQAISKQRTAETADDFIEGLRHFDKDASGFISSAELRHLLTTLGEKLGDDEVEQLLQNQEDSQGNVNYEEFVRMVMSG, from the exons ATG ACTAATCTCACCGAGGATCAATTGGCTG AATTCCAGGAGGCGTTCAATCTGTTCGACAACCGTGGCGATGGCAagatccagcagcagcagatcggcGAATGTCTGCGAGCGCTCGGCCAAAACCCGACCGAGTCGGACGTGAAGAAGTTCACGATGCAGCTGAAACCGGACGAGCGCGTCTCGTTCGAAGTCTTCCTGCCCATCTACCAGGCCATCTCGAAGCAGCGCACGGCCGAAACGGCGGACGACTTCATCGAGGGGCTGCGCCACTTCGACAAGGACGCCAGCGGGTTCATCTCGTCGGCCGAGCTGCGCCATCTGCTGACGACGCTCGGCGAGAAGTTGGGCGATGATGAG GTGGAACAGTTGCTCCAGAACCAGGAGGACTCGCAAGGAAATGTCAACTACGAAGAGTTCGTCCGGATGGTTATGAGCGGCTAA
- the LOC1278153 gene encoding F-box/LRR-repeat protein 20 isoform X2 has translation MKARNGERSPSRQKSSAKEPNDKMMNQIQLVRNRFEKSCIIPDDEISRKLPKEILLRILSYLDVTSLCRCGQVSRYWNILALDGSNWQKIDLFDFQRDIEGPVIENISQRCGGFLKYLRLRGCQSVGSHSIRTLANYCHNIEHLDLSECKKISDVAIQQLSKNCAKLTAINLESCSQISDSSLKALSDGCPNLSEINVSWCNLITENGVEALARGCNKIKKFSSKGCKQVNDRAVIALALYCPGIEVLNLHSCDSITDASISKIAEKCCNLKQLCVSKCTELTDQSLTALAMNNQYLNTLEVAGCAQFTDSGFIALAKNCKYLERMDLEECSLITDATLQNLALGCPSLEKLTLSHCELITDEGIRQLAGGGCAAESLSVLELDNCPLITDATLEHLISCHNLQRIELYDCQLISRNAIRRLRNHLPNIKVHAYFAPVTPPPTINGPRPRYCRCCEIL, from the exons ATGAAGGCACGGAACGGAGAGCGTTCACCGTCGCGGCAGAAAAGCTCCGCCAAGGAGCCGAACGACAAGATGATGAACCAGATTCAGCTGGTTCGCAATCGATTCGAG AAATCGTGCATCATCCCGGATGATGAGATCTCACGAAAACTACCAAAGGAAATTCTGCTTCGCATTTTATCATACCTTGATGTAACCTCGCTTTGCCGCTGTGGACAG GTTTCTCGATATTGGAATATTCTCGCACTGGACGGCTCTAACTGGCAAAAGATAGATCTGTTCGACTTTCAACGAGACATTGAG GGTCCAGTGATCGAAAACATCTCACAGCGCTGTGGCGGCTTTCTGAAGTATCTGCGATTGCGGGGCTGCCAGTCGGTCGGCAGCCACTCGATCCGTACCCTTGCCAACTACTGCCATAACATCGAGCATCTCGATCTGTCCGAGTGCAAGAAGATCAGCGACGTTGCCATACAGCAGCTCAGCAAGAACTGCGCCAAGCTGACCGCGATCAATTTGGAGTCGTGCTCGCAAATATCCGACAGCAGCCTTAAGGCACTCTCCGACGGGTGTCCG AATTTGTCCGAAATCAATGTATCCTGGTGCAATCTAATCACGGAGAATGGCGTCGAAGCGCTCGCTAGGGGATGCAACAAGATCAAAAAGTTCAGCAGTAAAG GATGCAAGCAGGTGAACGATAGGGCTGTTATCGCGCTTGCACTATACTGTCCCGGGATCGAGGTTTTAAATCTACATAGTTGTGAT AGCATAACGGATGCATCGATATCGAAGATTGCAGAAAAATGCTGCAACCTGAAGCAGCTGTGCGTGTCCAAGTGTACCGAGCTTACCGATCAGTCCCTCACTGCCCTAGCGATGAATAATCAGTACCTCAACACGCTCGAGGTCGCCGGATGTGCACAATTCACCGATAGTGGCTTCATCGCGCTGGCAAAG AACTGTAAATACTTGGAGCGCATGGATCTGGAAGAGTGTAGTCTGATCACCGATGCCACTTTGCAGAACCTGGCATTGGGCTGTCCTAGTCTGGAGAAGCTG ACTTTATCACACTGCGAGCTGATAACGGACGAAGGCATCCGGCAGCTGGCCGGTGGTGGCTGTGCCGCTGAAAGCCTTTCCGTCCTGGAGCTTGACAACTGTCCACTGATCACTGACGCAACGCTGGAGCATCTAATATCCTGTCACAATCTGCAACGGATAGAGCTGTACGACTGCCAACTCATTTCACGCAATGCAATCCGTCGTTTAAGG aATCATCTTCCCAACATAAAGGTTCACGCTTACTTTGCACCGGTTACGCCGCCACCAACAATAAACGGTCCGCGCCCTAGGTACTGCCGGTGTTGCGAGATTCTCTGA
- the LOC1278153 gene encoding F-box/LRR-repeat protein 20 isoform X1: MNRYHPSHYSHHNHHHHYHHHHHHHHGNGSRGTHQQQLQYYQQQQQQPQYLHYQEQYHSQRSYDVYSRRAQQQQQKSCIIPDDEISRKLPKEILLRILSYLDVTSLCRCGQVSRYWNILALDGSNWQKIDLFDFQRDIEGPVIENISQRCGGFLKYLRLRGCQSVGSHSIRTLANYCHNIEHLDLSECKKISDVAIQQLSKNCAKLTAINLESCSQISDSSLKALSDGCPNLSEINVSWCNLITENGVEALARGCNKIKKFSSKGCKQVNDRAVIALALYCPGIEVLNLHSCDSITDASISKIAEKCCNLKQLCVSKCTELTDQSLTALAMNNQYLNTLEVAGCAQFTDSGFIALAKNCKYLERMDLEECSLITDATLQNLALGCPSLEKLTLSHCELITDEGIRQLAGGGCAAESLSVLELDNCPLITDATLEHLISCHNLQRIELYDCQLISRNAIRRLRNHLPNIKVHAYFAPVTPPPTINGPRPRYCRCCEIL, translated from the exons ATGAATCGTTACCATCCCAGCCATTATTCCCATCAtaaccatcaccatcattaccatcatcatcatcaccatcaccatggaAACGGATCTCGCGGGAcgcatcaacagcagcttcAGTActaccaacagcagcagcagcaaccccaGTATCTTCATTACCAGGAACAGTATCACAGCCAACGTAGCTACGATGTCTACAGCCGAcgagcgcagcagcagcagcag AAATCGTGCATCATCCCGGATGATGAGATCTCACGAAAACTACCAAAGGAAATTCTGCTTCGCATTTTATCATACCTTGATGTAACCTCGCTTTGCCGCTGTGGACAG GTTTCTCGATATTGGAATATTCTCGCACTGGACGGCTCTAACTGGCAAAAGATAGATCTGTTCGACTTTCAACGAGACATTGAG GGTCCAGTGATCGAAAACATCTCACAGCGCTGTGGCGGCTTTCTGAAGTATCTGCGATTGCGGGGCTGCCAGTCGGTCGGCAGCCACTCGATCCGTACCCTTGCCAACTACTGCCATAACATCGAGCATCTCGATCTGTCCGAGTGCAAGAAGATCAGCGACGTTGCCATACAGCAGCTCAGCAAGAACTGCGCCAAGCTGACCGCGATCAATTTGGAGTCGTGCTCGCAAATATCCGACAGCAGCCTTAAGGCACTCTCCGACGGGTGTCCG AATTTGTCCGAAATCAATGTATCCTGGTGCAATCTAATCACGGAGAATGGCGTCGAAGCGCTCGCTAGGGGATGCAACAAGATCAAAAAGTTCAGCAGTAAAG GATGCAAGCAGGTGAACGATAGGGCTGTTATCGCGCTTGCACTATACTGTCCCGGGATCGAGGTTTTAAATCTACATAGTTGTGAT AGCATAACGGATGCATCGATATCGAAGATTGCAGAAAAATGCTGCAACCTGAAGCAGCTGTGCGTGTCCAAGTGTACCGAGCTTACCGATCAGTCCCTCACTGCCCTAGCGATGAATAATCAGTACCTCAACACGCTCGAGGTCGCCGGATGTGCACAATTCACCGATAGTGGCTTCATCGCGCTGGCAAAG AACTGTAAATACTTGGAGCGCATGGATCTGGAAGAGTGTAGTCTGATCACCGATGCCACTTTGCAGAACCTGGCATTGGGCTGTCCTAGTCTGGAGAAGCTG ACTTTATCACACTGCGAGCTGATAACGGACGAAGGCATCCGGCAGCTGGCCGGTGGTGGCTGTGCCGCTGAAAGCCTTTCCGTCCTGGAGCTTGACAACTGTCCACTGATCACTGACGCAACGCTGGAGCATCTAATATCCTGTCACAATCTGCAACGGATAGAGCTGTACGACTGCCAACTCATTTCACGCAATGCAATCCGTCGTTTAAGG aATCATCTTCCCAACATAAAGGTTCACGCTTACTTTGCACCGGTTACGCCGCCACCAACAATAAACGGTCCGCGCCCTAGGTACTGCCGGTGTTGCGAGATTCTCTGA